A genomic stretch from Rubripirellula reticaptiva includes:
- a CDS encoding formylglycine-generating enzyme family protein produces MRPLDLLSSFLCHRFAVAFAATAVTIVGANAEAPAKPAATDSAQLGISATEPSEGPSVKVDSGYMVPYTTKIPGTDVTIDMVPVPGGKFLMGSPDSEADRGDDEGPQVQVVVDPMWVAKTETTWGQYKEFMRLYAIFKEFESSGKRIVDESNKIDAITAPTELYEPSYTFEYGEEPEQAAVTMTQYAAQQFTKWLTRVTGSQYRLPTEAEWEYAARAGSTTAFSWGDSADDIDEYAWYYDNADEGQLPVGTKKPNAFGLYDMHGNVAELTANAHTENYDEYKAKEPINATDVVKWGETASGVVVRGGSWEGDPENLRSAARLVSDDEEWKTDDPNFPRSPWWFTSDPARGVGFRLFRSYRPLSDEKIVNFHEAVAEDVLSDIESRVLGGRGGYGLVDPSLPDAIKEMK; encoded by the coding sequence ATGCGTCCGCTTGACCTGCTTTCATCGTTTCTTTGTCACCGCTTTGCCGTGGCTTTCGCCGCAACGGCCGTGACCATCGTCGGGGCTAACGCCGAAGCACCTGCCAAACCCGCTGCGACTGATTCAGCCCAGCTTGGGATCTCTGCGACCGAGCCCAGCGAAGGCCCATCGGTCAAAGTCGACAGCGGCTATATGGTTCCGTACACGACCAAGATCCCAGGCACCGACGTGACGATCGACATGGTCCCCGTCCCCGGCGGCAAGTTTCTGATGGGCAGCCCCGACAGCGAAGCCGATCGCGGTGACGACGAAGGCCCGCAAGTCCAAGTCGTGGTTGACCCGATGTGGGTTGCCAAAACCGAAACGACTTGGGGTCAATACAAAGAATTCATGCGTTTATACGCCATTTTTAAAGAATTCGAGTCGTCCGGAAAACGAATTGTCGACGAATCCAACAAGATCGACGCGATTACCGCACCCACCGAACTGTACGAGCCCAGCTATACATTCGAATACGGCGAAGAACCCGAACAGGCCGCTGTCACGATGACCCAGTACGCGGCACAGCAGTTCACCAAGTGGCTGACCCGCGTCACCGGGTCACAATACCGTTTGCCGACCGAAGCCGAATGGGAATACGCCGCACGTGCTGGATCAACGACTGCATTTAGCTGGGGTGATAGCGCCGACGACATCGACGAATATGCCTGGTACTACGACAACGCTGACGAGGGCCAATTGCCCGTTGGAACCAAGAAACCAAACGCCTTCGGCTTGTACGACATGCACGGCAACGTCGCCGAGTTGACCGCCAACGCGCACACTGAAAATTACGACGAATACAAAGCCAAAGAACCCATCAATGCCACCGACGTGGTGAAGTGGGGCGAAACCGCATCGGGTGTCGTCGTGCGTGGCGGCAGCTGGGAAGGTGATCCCGAAAATCTTCGCAGCGCAGCTCGATTGGTCAGCGATGACGAAGAGTGGAAAACAGACGACCCCAACTTTCCCCGCAGCCCATGGTGGTTCACAAGTGACCCAGCGCGAGGCGTCGGCTTTCGATTGTTCCGCAGCTATCGACCGCTTAGTGACGAAAAGATTGTCAACTTCCACGAAGCTGTCGCCGAAGATGTCCTCAGCGACATCGAGTCGCGAGTGCTCGGTGGCCGCGGTGGCTACGGTCTTGTCGACCCGAGCTTGCCCGACGCCATCAAAGAAATGAAGTAA
- a CDS encoding aspartate-semialdehyde dehydrogenase yields the protein MYETIALVGATGAVGRIVLDQLVQRQFPYKRLKLLASQRSVGTEIRVGDETIKVELLEPSAFKGVDLVIASTPDEVSAEFAQWAVDAGAVVVDESAYWRMDPSVPLVVPEVNPEAVKHHSGIIASPNCSTTQMVVALAPLHKAAVVKRVVVSTYQATSGAGIAGNEELRDSVRRSLAGQTHPPKTFAHPIAFNLIPQIGSEKQDGYTSEEMKMVYETRKILGDDSIQVCPTCVRVPVMIGHSESILVETERPLTAMEATELFRGAEGITVVDDLAAKQYPMPRDCDGKDDVFVGRIRHDISGPNGIAFWCVSDNLRKGAATNAIQIAELLVRNAANA from the coding sequence GTGTACGAAACCATTGCTTTGGTCGGCGCGACTGGCGCCGTCGGACGAATCGTCCTTGATCAACTCGTCCAACGACAGTTTCCCTACAAGCGACTAAAATTGCTGGCTTCTCAGCGGTCAGTCGGCACTGAGATCCGCGTCGGCGACGAAACGATCAAAGTCGAGTTGCTAGAACCCAGTGCATTCAAAGGCGTTGACCTGGTAATCGCTAGCACGCCAGACGAAGTATCCGCCGAGTTCGCTCAGTGGGCTGTTGATGCGGGCGCAGTCGTGGTCGACGAAAGTGCGTATTGGCGAATGGATCCGTCGGTCCCCCTTGTCGTTCCGGAAGTCAATCCCGAAGCGGTCAAACACCACTCGGGCATCATCGCCAGCCCCAACTGCAGCACCACACAAATGGTCGTCGCGCTGGCACCCCTGCACAAAGCCGCCGTCGTCAAACGCGTCGTCGTCAGCACCTATCAGGCAACTAGCGGCGCGGGCATTGCGGGCAACGAAGAACTCCGCGACAGCGTTCGTCGTTCGCTTGCCGGACAGACTCATCCGCCGAAAACGTTTGCGCACCCGATCGCTTTCAACCTAATCCCGCAGATCGGATCCGAAAAGCAAGATGGCTACACCAGCGAAGAAATGAAGATGGTGTACGAGACTCGCAAAATTCTTGGTGACGACAGTATCCAAGTCTGCCCGACTTGCGTGCGTGTTCCCGTGATGATCGGACATAGCGAGTCGATCCTTGTCGAAACTGAGCGGCCGCTAACGGCCATGGAAGCCACCGAGTTGTTCCGCGGCGCCGAAGGCATCACCGTGGTCGACGACTTGGCGGCCAAACAGTATCCGATGCCTCGTGATTGTGATGGCAAAGACGACGTGTTCGTTGGGCGTATTCGTCACGACATCAGCGGCCCCAACGGGATCGCATTCTGGTGCGTCAGCGACAACCTGCGGAAAGGTGCTGCCACCAACGCCATCCAAATCGCCGAACTGCTGGTTCGAAACGCGGCTAACGCTTAG
- the truA gene encoding tRNA pseudouridine(38-40) synthase TruA, with translation MPGTFKLTVAYDGTDFAGWQVQTNTNKRTIQGAMQRAVRKVTGQDAIVMGSGRTDAGVHALAQVACVRIPNWRHPAKTLIRAINVRLPDTVSVLDAVEAPDDFHPIRDAIGKRYRYQLQIGGMRDAFDHRYRWHHHAQLDLDAMRDAAARIVGKADFASFQGAGSVRKTTTRDVRACDIIIQPTTTDQRAHIAIEVEADGFLYNMVRNIVGSLVSVGLGQHAPSWIDQVIAAKDRRQAAQTAPAHGLFMIRVDYPTDNDL, from the coding sequence GTGCCCGGTACCTTCAAACTAACCGTCGCCTATGACGGTACCGATTTCGCGGGTTGGCAGGTTCAAACCAATACCAACAAACGCACGATCCAAGGCGCCATGCAGCGCGCGGTCAGGAAAGTGACCGGCCAAGACGCCATCGTCATGGGCAGTGGGCGCACCGACGCCGGCGTTCACGCGCTGGCCCAAGTCGCTTGCGTTCGAATCCCGAACTGGCGTCACCCGGCCAAGACATTGATCCGAGCCATCAACGTCCGCCTACCCGATACGGTTTCGGTGCTCGATGCGGTCGAAGCCCCCGATGACTTTCACCCGATCCGCGACGCTATCGGCAAACGCTACCGATACCAACTGCAGATCGGCGGTATGCGAGATGCATTTGACCACCGATACCGCTGGCACCACCACGCCCAACTTGACCTGGACGCGATGCGCGACGCGGCTGCGAGGATTGTTGGTAAAGCCGATTTCGCGAGCTTCCAAGGTGCCGGTTCTGTTCGCAAAACCACCACTCGAGACGTCCGCGCCTGTGACATCATCATCCAGCCCACCACCACGGACCAGCGCGCTCACATCGCCATCGAAGTCGAAGCCGATGGATTTCTCTACAACATGGTCCGCAACATCGTCGGATCATTAGTCTCGGTCGGCCTAGGCCAACACGCCCCAAGCTGGATCGACCAAGTCATCGCAGCCAAGGACCGCCGACAAGCCGCACAAACCGCACCGGCACACGGACTGTTCATGATCCGAGTCGACTACCCAACCGACAACGACCTGTAA
- a CDS encoding serine/threonine-protein kinase — MQTGTSINSATTTQPVPPQPVLDEATRSFVKRSLAAGLVEVSDLKKVVVSLMAESLVFSPERLAGGLVGAGILTQWQATKLLSGKSKGFYLGSYRLLRPLGRGGMGVVYLGEHHVMKRLMALKILPPEASGDARRIKRFQDEAKACAQLDHPNIVRAYDFSQASGKLYIVMEYVDGIDLHQAVARDGKMSVAEAMDALTQAAAGLAHAHERGIIHRDIKPSNLMLRTDGVLKVSDLGLARIGWTDGEDESRRLMGTADFVAPEQAINSQSVDARADIYSLGCSLYFLLTGRAPFDGTTVAQRLAKHQTAAVPDVRQRRPDCPAGVAELLMRMMAKRPEDRPKSAVELISQLKRFGGLGTDSNNHPLRHVAPASDTAIDEMTYQATIDDSSLSSDGEVEIVADESVFDFGDLPPVDMASVVMSKPVAIANAGPIKPKSVAGERNSPTSNGSASNNQQVLLGVGLAFAMIALVAVIGLGFISMSRPLPQAVPKIKVTEGGKDGSVIILQQP, encoded by the coding sequence ATGCAAACGGGAACCTCGATCAACAGCGCTACGACGACTCAACCAGTCCCACCTCAACCGGTCTTGGACGAGGCGACTCGTTCGTTCGTGAAACGTTCGTTGGCGGCTGGCTTGGTCGAAGTTAGCGACCTGAAAAAGGTCGTCGTGTCACTGATGGCTGAGAGTCTAGTGTTCTCGCCCGAACGACTGGCCGGCGGCTTAGTCGGTGCCGGGATCCTAACCCAATGGCAAGCGACCAAACTTTTGTCGGGCAAAAGCAAAGGCTTTTACTTGGGCAGCTACCGTCTGCTGCGTCCACTCGGTCGCGGAGGCATGGGCGTCGTGTATCTGGGCGAACACCACGTGATGAAGCGGTTGATGGCGCTGAAGATTTTGCCCCCCGAAGCGTCTGGAGACGCGCGACGCATCAAACGTTTTCAAGACGAAGCGAAAGCTTGCGCGCAGCTTGACCATCCCAACATTGTTCGTGCTTACGATTTTTCACAAGCCAGCGGCAAGCTTTACATCGTGATGGAGTACGTCGATGGCATCGACCTGCACCAAGCCGTCGCGCGAGATGGAAAGATGTCGGTCGCCGAAGCAATGGACGCACTAACGCAAGCGGCTGCCGGCCTGGCTCACGCGCACGAGCGAGGCATCATTCACCGCGACATCAAACCGTCCAACTTGATGTTGCGGACCGACGGTGTTTTAAAAGTCAGCGATCTAGGACTAGCTCGCATTGGCTGGACCGACGGCGAAGACGAGAGCCGACGGCTGATGGGCACCGCTGATTTTGTTGCACCTGAACAAGCCATCAACAGTCAATCGGTCGACGCACGAGCTGACATTTATTCGCTAGGGTGTTCGCTCTATTTCTTATTGACCGGACGTGCCCCCTTTGATGGTACGACGGTCGCACAGCGATTGGCCAAGCATCAAACCGCCGCCGTCCCTGACGTTCGGCAGCGGCGCCCCGATTGCCCCGCCGGAGTCGCCGAACTGTTGATGCGGATGATGGCGAAACGCCCCGAGGACCGCCCCAAGTCGGCAGTCGAGTTGATCTCGCAGTTGAAGCGATTCGGCGGACTTGGAACAGATTCGAATAATCATCCGCTTCGCCATGTGGCGCCGGCCAGCGACACGGCCATCGATGAAATGACTTATCAAGCCACCATCGACGACAGCTCGCTTTCGTCCGATGGCGAGGTCGAAATCGTTGCTGATGAATCCGTATTTGATTTTGGCGATCTGCCGCCGGTCGATATGGCCAGCGTTGTGATGAGCAAACCCGTCGCAATAGCAAATGCCGGTCCCATCAAACCCAAGTCAGTGGCGGGCGAACGAAATTCACCAACTTCAAACGGCAGTGCCTCGAACAACCAGCAAGTATTGCTAGGCGTCGGACTAGCGTTTGCGATGATCGCGCTGGTTGCGGTGATCGGACTCGGGTTCATTTCCATGTCACGTCCATTGCCTCAGGCAGTGCCCAAAATCAAAGTGACCGAAGGTGGAAAAGACGGTTCCGTCATCATTCTGCAGCAACCCTAG
- a CDS encoding lipopolysaccharide biosynthesis protein encodes MTTSANHPDSTPPQATASDGASADTPTGDAAPAGESAAESAKSASGKKRKALQFISTVGFAFAIVGLQLGQGILLARLLGPVGRGEYAAAVLYVQMLLYVGLFGGLEVICRRAAEDKQASEGQIGDPFKLRRAALWLGITTGTVTSLIAVGLNLVALPADKRFLIPVAILCSLSILGQHAMLIMTAVDRGRGEFGKYNIRRLIAAASFPMLLLITALMMPIDVMTAAWLFVAASVISMIACLAGVPRPFTGASEPSVPVLTRESRPYGYSMLVTDLFERLDLLLVLWLAPLIQQGFYAAMVPAVYPLTVIPNTLGLFLFNAGASKEGRLKTRDIHRILGSSLAIQTISTIAFMLLIGPMVRLFYGEDFEPAIKFAMWLAPASAIKGVLQGLDSYLKGRGRPLAPIRARFLAIAVMIVSTWALFSTYGTLAVAMAALAGQVVCLIWLTSIVYSDVQRHE; translated from the coding sequence ATGACCACTTCTGCCAACCATCCCGATTCGACGCCTCCGCAGGCGACTGCATCGGACGGCGCGAGCGCGGATACGCCCACGGGCGATGCCGCCCCAGCGGGCGAGTCGGCGGCAGAGTCGGCTAAATCCGCCAGCGGCAAGAAACGCAAAGCACTGCAGTTCATTTCGACCGTCGGATTCGCATTCGCCATCGTCGGTCTCCAGCTCGGCCAAGGCATCCTGCTGGCCCGGTTGCTGGGCCCGGTCGGCCGCGGCGAATATGCCGCAGCGGTACTTTACGTCCAGATGCTGTTGTACGTAGGACTGTTTGGCGGGCTGGAAGTGATCTGTCGCCGTGCGGCCGAAGACAAACAGGCCAGCGAGGGACAAATTGGCGACCCTTTCAAACTTCGCCGAGCCGCACTTTGGCTGGGCATCACGACCGGCACCGTCACATCGCTGATTGCCGTGGGATTGAACCTAGTCGCATTGCCAGCCGACAAACGGTTTCTGATTCCTGTCGCGATCCTGTGTTCGCTCAGCATCCTGGGCCAACACGCGATGCTGATCATGACGGCAGTCGACCGTGGCCGTGGCGAGTTTGGCAAGTACAACATCCGCCGGCTGATCGCCGCGGCCTCGTTCCCGATGCTGTTGCTGATCACGGCCTTGATGATGCCGATCGATGTGATGACAGCCGCTTGGTTGTTCGTCGCTGCGTCGGTGATTTCGATGATCGCGTGCTTAGCCGGCGTGCCACGCCCATTCACGGGGGCAAGCGAACCGAGCGTGCCAGTGTTGACCCGCGAAAGTCGGCCCTACGGGTACTCGATGCTGGTGACGGACCTGTTCGAGCGACTCGATCTGCTGCTTGTTTTATGGCTCGCACCGCTGATCCAGCAAGGCTTCTATGCCGCGATGGTGCCGGCGGTTTACCCGTTGACGGTGATCCCCAATACGCTGGGCCTGTTCCTCTTCAACGCCGGTGCCAGCAAGGAAGGCCGTCTGAAAACCCGTGACATCCACCGAATTTTGGGATCATCGCTGGCCATTCAAACCATCAGCACGATCGCTTTCATGTTGTTGATCGGGCCAATGGTGCGGCTATTTTACGGCGAAGACTTCGAACCGGCGATTAAGTTTGCCATGTGGCTGGCCCCGGCATCGGCAATCAAGGGCGTGCTGCAGGGCCTGGACAGCTATCTGAAGGGGCGAGGGCGACCACTGGCGCCGATCCGAGCTCGGTTTCTGGCAATCGCGGTCATGATAGTGTCCACTTGGGCACTATTTAGTACCTATGGAACTCTCGCCGTCGCCATGGCAGCCTTGGCGGGCCAGGTTGTTTGTCTGATCTGGTTGACTAGCATCGTGTATTCAGATGTTCAGCGTCACGAATAA
- a CDS encoding glycosyltransferase family 4 protein: MKPAPSTAVEDAHVVFLVNFVAPNLIAVCQQIAARVGKFTILSSVAMESNRDWQTEWGDLDVRVQKTWTITRHPKHPGGYVEVNYVHIPTDTLGQLRRLKPDAIVSLELGARTAWSSLYKSLHRKCVHITSVYASERSESGRGRLRGWLRRRLLRRAQWVTHNGPSCQRLLLSFGADPNRMSSWNYAADPNKAYRGPITQKSDRSSLKMLTVGQLSERKGVTQALQQLSQWATAHPDVSIVWNVVGNGPLMESMKATSLPANLTMLLHGHCGPEAIADQYRDNDLMLFPTLADEWGLVVDESLQSGLPVIGSLYSQAVTTLITDGCEGMVYDPEEPSSLAQAIDRILAMPDEDYQRMPETARLTGAARTPEASADQLVNAIRMAMQSNARAR, from the coding sequence ATGAAACCCGCCCCATCAACCGCCGTCGAAGACGCTCACGTCGTGTTTCTGGTCAACTTTGTTGCGCCTAACCTGATCGCGGTTTGCCAACAAATCGCTGCTCGAGTCGGCAAGTTCACGATCCTGTCGTCGGTCGCGATGGAATCCAACCGCGACTGGCAGACGGAGTGGGGCGACTTAGACGTTCGCGTTCAAAAGACGTGGACCATCACCCGCCATCCTAAGCATCCGGGCGGATACGTCGAAGTCAACTACGTTCATATCCCAACCGATACGCTCGGCCAACTTCGTCGGCTCAAACCTGATGCGATCGTTTCACTAGAACTCGGTGCTCGAACGGCTTGGTCATCGCTCTACAAGAGCCTGCATCGCAAGTGTGTCCATATCACCTCGGTGTACGCGTCGGAACGAAGCGAAAGCGGTCGTGGACGACTGCGAGGCTGGCTGCGACGACGGTTGCTCCGCCGCGCCCAGTGGGTGACCCACAACGGTCCAAGCTGCCAACGATTATTGCTGTCGTTCGGCGCCGATCCCAATCGCATGTCGTCGTGGAATTATGCGGCCGATCCCAACAAAGCTTACCGCGGTCCGATCACGCAGAAGTCTGACCGTTCGTCGTTGAAAATGCTTACCGTTGGACAATTGAGCGAGCGAAAGGGCGTCACTCAGGCGCTTCAGCAATTGTCCCAATGGGCAACCGCCCATCCCGACGTATCGATCGTTTGGAACGTCGTTGGCAATGGTCCGTTGATGGAATCGATGAAGGCGACATCGTTGCCGGCGAACTTGACGATGCTCTTGCACGGTCACTGTGGCCCCGAAGCGATCGCAGACCAGTACCGCGACAACGACTTGATGCTGTTCCCAACTCTGGCTGATGAATGGGGATTGGTCGTCGACGAATCGCTACAGTCCGGCTTGCCCGTCATCGGCAGCCTGTACAGCCAAGCCGTCACGACGCTGATCACCGACGGCTGCGAAGGCATGGTTTACGATCCCGAAGAACCATCATCGCTTGCCCAAGCGATTGATCGCATTCTGGCGATGCCCGACGAGGACTATCAACGCATGCCCGAGACGGCTCGACTCACCGGAGCCGCGAGAACGCCCGAAGCATCGGCGGATCAACTTGTCAACGCCATCCGAATGGCCATGCAATCCAATGCGAGGGCACGATGA
- a CDS encoding glycosyltransferase produces the protein MNSSTIANNHPDLPGTSKPLRVAIYTADQNPHRDRSQGITSMTRTLMEEFALRRDLQMTQVISRSSYRHSDAAVQTKSIPFRTDGRIGRVLADAIHPWLARPAVDLWYYPKGYVSQYSHPHQPSVGTMHDTIVQHYADHYPETRSPRAFKYWIGVTRRSLKELSYVLTISQHAASQLKQFCDRYDIPQPQMEVTYEGSSWESIRHIRHEKDDCVTHLASPAPHKGTNRLLTFWQTLQSRGRDLPKLELIGNLDQAGEELFETLRGVIRHKPQATADLQASIGKARALLLPSEIEGFGLPALEAYYVGTPTCYVRDTSVGEVVADQGRAGEFNLTDVDDFEKALDWSLSVDEPTIRAIGDAMHARFANRVIADRVVAAFRRAVV, from the coding sequence ATGAACTCATCGACCATTGCGAACAATCACCCGGATCTACCGGGCACGTCTAAGCCGCTTCGAGTGGCCATCTACACGGCCGATCAAAATCCGCACCGTGACCGCAGTCAAGGCATCACGTCGATGACGCGAACGCTGATGGAAGAGTTTGCCTTGCGCCGTGATCTGCAGATGACTCAAGTGATCAGTCGCAGTTCGTATCGACATTCCGATGCGGCAGTTCAAACCAAGTCGATTCCGTTTCGAACCGACGGACGAATCGGACGAGTTCTGGCCGACGCAATCCACCCCTGGCTCGCACGCCCCGCGGTGGACCTTTGGTATTACCCCAAGGGCTACGTGTCGCAGTACTCGCATCCGCATCAACCATCGGTCGGCACGATGCACGACACGATCGTACAACACTATGCCGATCACTATCCCGAAACTCGCAGCCCGCGCGCGTTCAAGTACTGGATCGGTGTCACCCGGCGCAGCTTAAAAGAACTTTCGTACGTGCTGACGATTTCCCAGCATGCTGCGTCTCAATTGAAACAGTTCTGCGACCGCTACGACATTCCTCAACCGCAAATGGAAGTCACCTACGAGGGCAGTTCATGGGAATCGATTCGCCATATCCGTCACGAAAAAGACGACTGTGTCACTCACCTCGCGTCACCGGCGCCTCACAAAGGCACCAACCGTTTGCTGACGTTCTGGCAAACATTGCAATCACGCGGACGCGACCTTCCCAAGCTCGAACTGATCGGCAACCTCGACCAAGCTGGCGAAGAACTTTTTGAAACTCTTCGTGGCGTGATTCGCCACAAGCCGCAAGCAACCGCCGATCTGCAAGCCTCGATTGGCAAGGCTCGCGCGCTCTTGCTGCCTAGCGAGATCGAAGGATTCGGACTGCCGGCTTTGGAAGCCTATTACGTCGGCACGCCAACTTGCTATGTCCGTGACACGTCGGTCGGGGAAGTCGTCGCGGACCAGGGCAGGGCAGGGGAGTTCAATTTGACGGACGTCGACGACTTTGAAAAAGCACTCGACTGGTCCCTGAGTGTCGACGAACCGACCATCCGCGCGATCGGCGATGCGATGCACGCACGATTTGCCAACCGAGTCATCGCCGACCGTGTTGTCGCAGCCTTTCGCCGCGCCGTGGTCTAG
- a CDS encoding NYN domain-containing protein — protein sequence MAKDRTTPTRTAQIVSPALWLLIDGYNVLAPTAPPRNPGANWLHQERMLLINRLAEHLDSETRRRTCVVFDAANPPRDRPHRFTINDIDVVFAIEYPEADDLLEELIAAHPTPKTLAVVSSDARVQTAAKRKRCRSFDSQLWLDDLLDGNVRLAVDPAPTQPTTPNRIKPAPPSESDVADWMREFGFDEN from the coding sequence ATGGCCAAGGATCGGACCACACCAACCCGGACCGCACAAATCGTGTCGCCCGCGTTGTGGTTGCTGATTGATGGCTACAACGTCCTGGCTCCGACCGCCCCACCACGAAACCCAGGTGCAAACTGGCTTCATCAAGAACGGATGCTGCTGATCAACCGATTGGCCGAGCACCTTGATAGCGAAACGCGGCGTCGGACCTGCGTCGTTTTCGATGCCGCCAACCCACCCCGCGATCGACCGCACCGATTCACGATCAACGATATCGACGTGGTCTTCGCCATCGAGTATCCCGAGGCAGACGACTTATTGGAAGAACTGATCGCAGCTCACCCGACACCAAAGACATTGGCAGTTGTCTCGTCAGACGCTCGGGTCCAGACAGCCGCGAAACGCAAACGTTGCCGATCCTTCGATTCGCAACTTTGGCTCGACGACTTGCTTGACGGAAATGTTCGCTTGGCCGTCGATCCGGCGCCGACCCAACCAACAACACCCAATCGCATCAAACCGGCACCACCATCCGAATCCGATGTTGCCGATTGGATGCGAGAATTCGGATTCGACGAAAATTAA